From Alkaliphilus flagellatus, the proteins below share one genomic window:
- a CDS encoding GntR family transcriptional regulator, which translates to MEFDNSKPIYLQIIDYIKKQLIRGELNIGDKILSQREFAQQLKVNPNTIQRAYREMEGMNLVETIRGQGTFICNRPEMLEEIKEEMAENIMRSFFHEIESLGYKDEKVLDLVSKWQKRLKEEK; encoded by the coding sequence ATGGAATTTGATAATTCTAAGCCAATTTATTTACAGATTATAGATTATATTAAAAAACAGCTAATTAGAGGAGAACTTAATATAGGTGATAAGATTCTTTCTCAAAGGGAGTTTGCACAACAGTTAAAGGTTAATCCTAATACAATACAAAGAGCATATAGGGAGATGGAGGGTATGAATTTAGTAGAAACCATAAGGGGCCAAGGAACTTTTATTTGTAATAGACCAGAGATGTTAGAGGAAATTAAGGAAGAAATGGCAGAAAATATTATGCGAAGTTTTTTTCATGAAATAGAGTCCTTAGGATATAAGGATGAAAAGGTGCTAGATTTAGTTAGCAAATGGCAAAAAAGATTAAAGGAGGAGAAATAA
- a CDS encoding ABC transporter ATP-binding protein: MIEFKGVSKQFGSTKALDNISVNYSRGKIIGLFGPNGSGKSTTLKMIASLNKPDSGEILIFGRKPSKETREIVSYLPEIDYIYPWMTIKEAANFMRGFYGDWDEGKYKELIEFLKLEPDMVIKKISKGMRAKVKLLLCFSRNAEIVLLDEPLSGIDILTRDKIIETIIRDYRVGEQTIIISTHEIQEIESLVDDAVFIGRGQVILQGEAEKLRNENGLSLVELMKEVYRNENF, encoded by the coding sequence ATGATTGAGTTTAAAGGAGTATCTAAACAGTTTGGTAGTACTAAAGCCTTGGATAATATATCGGTAAATTATTCTAGAGGGAAAATTATTGGACTTTTTGGACCTAATGGTTCCGGGAAGTCTACAACTTTAAAAATGATTGCATCTTTAAATAAGCCTGATAGTGGAGAGATACTTATATTTGGAAGAAAACCATCTAAGGAAACCAGGGAGATAGTATCTTATTTACCAGAGATTGATTATATATACCCTTGGATGACTATTAAAGAGGCAGCAAATTTTATGAGGGGATTTTATGGAGATTGGGATGAAGGAAAATACAAAGAACTAATTGAATTTTTAAAGTTAGAGCCTGATATGGTTATAAAGAAAATATCTAAAGGAATGCGAGCAAAGGTTAAACTATTGCTTTGCTTCTCAAGAAATGCAGAGATTGTACTATTAGATGAACCCCTATCAGGGATTGATATATTAACCCGTGATAAGATTATCGAAACTATTATTAGGGACTATAGAGTTGGCGAGCAGACAATTATTATTTCTACCCATGAAATTCAAGAAATTGAAAGCTTGGTAGACGATGCAGTGTTTATTGGAAGGGGACAAGTGATTCTTCAAGGTGAAGCAGAAAAGCTGAGAAATGAAAATGGTTTGTCCCTAGTAGAATTAATGAAGGAGGTCTATCGCAATGAAAATTTCTAA
- a CDS encoding S-layer homology domain-containing protein, which translates to MKKIKKIILVALILTLMLSSFVNAQQPQKMTRVSFVKEIIKVIDVKIEQGSKSPFKDITKKEDIPYLSAAFNKNIISGDRGKFNPEGFVTKEQAVVMLVRALGVLNINQDEASKAEINFSDANKISGWARPYVTYAVKYGLIDDSQGKFEPQKGVTKSESEEMLNKFKETFVREGLTAAQILELADNKLKDYDTYKFKGSIGMKENVKLPTGKEELTVMKIEQDGIFEAPGTVYTISKNTTNIEGKLIEEVSEVYIKDRVMYIRIGQDQGWIKMDLSTMMMQVGSITGIRNTQEGLPQFSKEQLEAVGMYARYGDDIEIDGEKYYVIKVDLDSRAFMEMYNKVMDETFKYMFEGEIWEETRKTQGFPEGMEEETFKAIVRSAAEQVLKNTDIKMMQEYYIHRENKHYSKLIIKQHINMDFMEVETKVDIDGQYEYYGFGEDVVFPEIS; encoded by the coding sequence ATGAAGAAAATAAAAAAAATTATTCTAGTAGCATTAATTTTAACACTAATGCTATCAAGTTTTGTTAATGCACAGCAACCACAGAAAATGACCAGAGTTAGTTTTGTAAAAGAGATTATTAAAGTAATAGATGTAAAAATAGAGCAGGGGTCAAAGTCACCTTTTAAGGACATAACAAAAAAAGAAGATATACCCTATTTATCAGCTGCCTTCAATAAAAATATTATATCCGGGGATAGAGGGAAATTTAATCCGGAAGGATTTGTTACTAAGGAGCAAGCAGTAGTTATGCTGGTTAGAGCACTAGGGGTACTTAATATTAATCAGGATGAAGCTAGTAAAGCAGAAATTAACTTTTCAGATGCTAATAAAATTTCAGGCTGGGCAAGACCATATGTTACTTATGCTGTTAAATATGGACTAATTGATGATAGTCAAGGAAAATTCGAGCCACAAAAAGGAGTTACTAAGTCAGAGAGCGAGGAAATGCTAAATAAGTTTAAAGAAACTTTTGTAAGAGAAGGGCTAACAGCGGCACAAATTCTTGAGTTGGCTGATAATAAGTTAAAAGACTATGATACATACAAGTTTAAAGGTTCAATAGGTATGAAAGAAAATGTTAAATTGCCTACTGGAAAAGAAGAATTGACTGTTATGAAAATAGAACAAGACGGAATCTTTGAAGCACCAGGGACGGTATATACAATCTCTAAAAATACCACAAATATAGAAGGGAAATTAATAGAAGAAGTATCTGAAGTATATATAAAGGATAGAGTCATGTATATTCGCATAGGGCAAGATCAAGGGTGGATAAAAATGGACTTAAGTACTATGATGATGCAGGTAGGTTCTATAACAGGAATTCGAAACACCCAGGAAGGTTTACCACAATTTTCTAAGGAACAATTAGAAGCAGTTGGAATGTACGCAAGATATGGTGATGATATAGAAATTGATGGAGAAAAATATTATGTTATTAAGGTTGATTTAGACTCGAGAGCTTTTATGGAAATGTACAATAAGGTAATGGATGAAACATTTAAATATATGTTTGAAGGTGAAATATGGGAGGAAACTAGGAAAACACAAGGATTTCCGGAGGGCATGGAGGAAGAAACCTTCAAAGCTATAGTAAGATCTGCAGCAGAACAAGTATTGAAAAACACAGATATCAAAATGATGCAAGAATATTACATCCATAGAGAGAATAAACATTATAGTAAGCTTATAATTAAGCAGCATATTAATATGGACTTTATGGAAGTTGAAACGAAAGTTGATATAGATGGGCAATATGAATATTACGGATTTGGAGAAGATGTTGTTTTTCCAGAAATAAGTTAA
- a CDS encoding 3D domain-containing protein — protein MQSHLSSNKIFSKKTLIVAVVVSLLLLGVAFFGLQNTIVIAHDGQEIQVSTLASTVEDVLRKQNIVIEKGDKVIPNLNEKIKDGTRIVIHRAFEIKLIDGTVEKNVLTAENNVEDLIDSLNIQLQEEDRIEPMLEEPIREGDVVTITRVTREVVVETQELPFQTVFKNNKDLEKGKTQKVQEGKKGLREVKLEVLYENGVEVAKKIVEENVVEGAVNEIIEKGTATLLATSRGDTRKYSEVLTMTATAYHAGYSSTGKNPGDKYYGLTASGTKVRPGVVAVDPKVIPLGTKLYIESTDGTSHYGLASAEDTGGAIKGNKVDLFFETPQEVKKFGRRKVKVYVLE, from the coding sequence ATGCAAAGTCACCTGAGCAGCAATAAGATTTTTAGTAAAAAAACTCTTATTGTAGCTGTCGTAGTATCACTATTGCTATTGGGGGTAGCCTTTTTCGGGCTTCAAAATACAATTGTGATTGCACATGATGGACAGGAAATTCAGGTTTCAACTCTAGCGAGTACAGTGGAAGATGTTCTGCGTAAACAAAACATTGTAATTGAAAAAGGGGATAAAGTTATTCCAAATTTAAATGAAAAAATAAAGGATGGAACAAGGATAGTTATTCATAGAGCTTTTGAAATAAAGCTTATTGATGGAACAGTTGAAAAAAATGTACTTACCGCAGAAAATAATGTAGAAGACTTAATTGACTCACTTAATATACAGCTTCAGGAAGAAGATAGAATCGAACCAATGCTAGAGGAACCTATTCGGGAGGGAGATGTGGTTACAATAACCAGAGTTACCCGAGAGGTAGTAGTTGAAACTCAAGAGTTACCTTTTCAAACAGTCTTTAAAAACAATAAGGACCTAGAGAAAGGAAAGACTCAGAAAGTTCAAGAAGGTAAAAAAGGATTGAGAGAAGTAAAGCTTGAAGTTCTTTATGAAAATGGAGTAGAAGTTGCTAAGAAAATTGTTGAGGAAAATGTAGTTGAAGGTGCTGTTAATGAAATTATTGAAAAAGGAACAGCAACCCTATTAGCAACCTCCAGGGGAGATACAAGAAAGTATAGTGAAGTGTTAACTATGACAGCCACTGCTTATCATGCTGGATACAGTAGTACAGGAAAAAATCCTGGTGATAAATATTATGGTTTAACCGCAAGTGGTACTAAGGTGAGACCAGGAGTAGTAGCTGTAGACCCTAAAGTTATCCCTTTAGGTACAAAGCTGTATATAGAATCCACTGATGGAACCTCTCATTATGGCCTTGCTAGTGCAGAAGATACTGGTGGTGCTATAAAAGGAAACAAAGTTGATCTTTTCTTCGAAACCCCCCAAGAAGTAAAAAAATTTGGTAGAAGAAAAGTAAAAGTATATGTACTAGAATAG
- the rnmV gene encoding ribonuclease M5: MIREIIVVEGKDDVAAIKRATDAEIITTGGFALQSHVIDRIKTAAKRRGVIIFTDPDFAGEKIRGIISSKVPGCKHAFLPKEQALKNGDIGIENATPENIMLALKKARSESIERTNEFTQNDLLFNGLIGFDGAAYRRDELGKILGIGYGNAKQFLSRLNNYGVTREEFTEAMKKLEE; the protein is encoded by the coding sequence ATGATAAGAGAAATAATTGTTGTAGAAGGAAAAGATGACGTAGCAGCTATTAAAAGAGCTACAGATGCAGAAATTATTACAACAGGAGGATTTGCACTACAAAGCCATGTTATAGATCGGATAAAGACAGCGGCTAAAAGAAGAGGAGTAATTATTTTTACAGATCCTGATTTTGCAGGTGAAAAAATAAGGGGTATTATATCTTCTAAAGTACCTGGATGTAAACATGCTTTCTTGCCTAAGGAGCAAGCATTAAAAAATGGAGATATTGGAATTGAAAATGCCACACCAGAAAATATTATGTTAGCTTTAAAAAAAGCTAGAAGTGAATCTATAGAGAGGACTAATGAATTTACTCAAAATGACTTATTGTTTAATGGCTTAATTGGTTTTGATGGTGCTGCATATCGTAGAGACGAATTAGGAAAAATACTAGGAATTGGATATGGAAACGCTAAGCAATTTTTAAGCAGACTTAATAACTATGGTGTTACCCGTGAAGAGTTTACAGAAGCAATGAAAAAATTAGAAGAGTAG
- the rsmA gene encoding 16S rRNA (adenine(1518)-N(6)/adenine(1519)-N(6))-dimethyltransferase RsmA, translating into MDRISSPKKTKDIVQKYGFKFSKSLGQNFLIDQNILDNIVDGANISKDDYVIEVGPGIGSLTQNIAEKSKSVVAIEIDKTLIPILNDTLKDYSNVEVINEDVLKLDLHKLINEKFKGNRAKVIANLPYYVTTSIIMKFLEERVPVQSLTIMIQKEVADRMQAKPGTKDYGALSIAVQYYCNPKILLKVPPSVFIPQPKVESTVIKLDILERPKVYVESEDLFFALVKDAFGKRRKTLLNALSTGDLKLNKDLLKDVLLSSGIDENRRGETLTIEEYGLLANNLAKIL; encoded by the coding sequence ATGGATAGAATATCATCACCAAAGAAAACCAAGGATATAGTGCAGAAATATGGATTTAAATTTTCTAAAAGCCTAGGACAAAACTTTTTAATAGATCAAAACATATTGGATAATATTGTAGATGGTGCTAATATTTCAAAAGATGATTATGTTATTGAAGTTGGGCCAGGAATAGGCAGTCTTACTCAAAATATAGCAGAAAAATCTAAGTCAGTAGTTGCTATCGAAATTGATAAAACTCTAATTCCTATTTTAAATGATACATTAAAAGATTATTCTAATGTGGAAGTAATAAATGAAGATGTTTTAAAGCTTGATTTACATAAATTGATTAATGAAAAATTTAAAGGGAACAGGGCTAAAGTAATTGCTAATCTGCCATACTATGTAACTACATCTATTATTATGAAGTTTTTAGAGGAAAGGGTTCCTGTTCAGTCTCTAACCATAATGATCCAGAAAGAAGTTGCAGATCGTATGCAGGCAAAACCAGGTACAAAGGATTATGGAGCTTTATCTATTGCGGTGCAATATTACTGTAATCCTAAAATATTGTTAAAGGTACCTCCATCAGTATTTATTCCTCAACCCAAGGTAGAGTCCACCGTTATCAAACTAGATATACTAGAAAGGCCTAAGGTCTATGTTGAAAGTGAAGACTTGTTTTTTGCATTAGTAAAGGATGCTTTTGGAAAAAGAAGAAAAACTTTATTAAATGCTTTAAGTACAGGGGATCTCAAACTAAATAAAGATTTACTAAAAGACGTATTGTTATCAAGCGGAATAGATGAAAATCGAAGAGGAGAAACCTTGACTATTGAAGAATACGGTCTGTTAGCTAACAACTTGGCAAAAATATTATAA
- a CDS encoding AbgT family transporter — MVKQEKKKKGLFNKFLDGVEIVGNKLPHPVTLFAIFAVVVVIVSALAAKAGVHVNFEKFVDGELTKETVHAVSLLTPDGIRKIFSNAVTNFTSFAPLGTVLVAMLGVGVAEGSGLIGATLRKLVLSTPARLITAVVVFAGIMSNVASDAGYVVLVPLGAVIFASFGRHPLAGLAAAFAGVSGGFSANLIFGSTDALLSGLTQPAAQMINPSYVVDITANWYFLAASTVLITIVGTLVTEKIVEPRLGEYKGKSSKAIDVDKVSAEESRGLKFALIGLIAFIAVIAALVAPANGVLRNPETGSILSGSAFMGGIVPIIALMFLIPGVAYGIGAGTIKGDKDIANFAAKSMASMGSYIVLAFVSAQFVTYFTWSNLGTILAVKGATFLEAVGLTGIPLMLGFILVTAFINLFIGSASAKWAIMAPIFVPMFMQLGYSPELTQVAYRIGDSTTNIISPLMSYFAIVIAFAQSYDEDTGIGTLISTMLPFSMMFLLSWALFFAVWFLLKLPLGPGAGLFY, encoded by the coding sequence ATGGTTAAACAAGAAAAAAAGAAAAAAGGACTATTTAATAAGTTTTTAGATGGTGTCGAAATTGTAGGTAATAAACTACCTCATCCAGTTACTCTGTTTGCTATTTTTGCTGTAGTTGTTGTTATTGTTTCAGCACTAGCTGCAAAGGCAGGAGTTCATGTAAACTTTGAAAAGTTTGTAGATGGAGAGCTTACTAAGGAAACCGTACATGCAGTAAGCTTACTAACACCTGACGGAATAAGAAAAATCTTTTCAAATGCTGTAACTAACTTTACAAGCTTTGCCCCGCTGGGAACAGTACTAGTTGCAATGCTTGGGGTAGGAGTTGCAGAGGGTAGTGGACTTATAGGTGCAACTCTTAGAAAATTAGTTTTAAGTACTCCAGCAAGATTAATTACAGCTGTAGTTGTATTTGCAGGTATTATGTCTAACGTTGCATCAGATGCTGGATACGTTGTACTAGTACCATTAGGTGCAGTAATATTTGCAAGCTTTGGACGTCATCCATTAGCAGGTCTTGCAGCAGCATTTGCAGGGGTATCTGGTGGATTTAGCGCTAACTTAATTTTTGGTTCAACTGATGCTTTATTATCAGGATTAACTCAACCGGCAGCACAAATGATAAACCCTAGCTACGTGGTTGATATTACTGCTAACTGGTACTTCTTAGCTGCATCAACTGTTCTTATTACTATAGTAGGTACATTAGTTACAGAAAAAATTGTTGAGCCAAGACTTGGCGAATATAAAGGAAAATCATCAAAGGCTATTGATGTTGATAAAGTAAGTGCAGAAGAATCTAGAGGATTAAAATTTGCATTAATTGGATTAATTGCTTTTATAGCAGTTATTGCAGCTTTAGTAGCACCGGCAAATGGTGTTTTAAGAAACCCAGAAACAGGATCAATTCTTTCTGGTTCAGCATTTATGGGTGGAATCGTTCCAATTATTGCTTTAATGTTCTTAATTCCAGGGGTAGCATATGGTATTGGAGCTGGAACTATTAAAGGAGATAAAGATATTGCAAACTTTGCAGCTAAATCAATGGCTTCTATGGGATCATATATCGTTCTTGCTTTTGTATCTGCACAATTCGTAACATATTTCACATGGTCAAACCTAGGTACTATCCTAGCTGTTAAAGGAGCAACATTCCTAGAAGCAGTAGGACTTACAGGTATACCACTAATGCTTGGATTTATTTTAGTAACAGCATTTATTAACTTATTTATTGGAAGCGCTTCAGCAAAATGGGCTATTATGGCACCAATATTTGTTCCAATGTTTATGCAATTAGGATATTCACCAGAACTTACCCAAGTTGCATATAGAATTGGTGATTCTACAACAAATATTATTTCACCACTTATGTCCTACTTTGCTATAGTTATTGCATTTGCTCAAAGCTATGATGAAGATACAGGAATTGGTACACTTATTTCTACAATGCTACCATTCTCAATGATGTTCTTATTAAGCTGGGCACTATTCTTTGCAGTATGGTTCCTATTAAAATTGCCATTAGGACCAGGAGCAGGTCTATTCTATTAA
- a CDS encoding M20/M25/M40 family metallo-hydrolase codes for MINQDRVVNEFLELVQIDSHSGKEGAVAKVLVKKLEELGLDVTVDDAGEKVGGETGNVIAKMKGTKSGPTILFSCHMDTVTPGEGIKPIIKDGVIYSDGTTILGGDDKAGIAAILEGIKFVKENNIEHSDVEVVFSIWEEGGLFGAKNLNTSKINAEYGFVLDSGGSPGEIIVTGPAQDKVNAKIIGKPAHAGVAPEEGVSAIMIAARAIDNMKLLRIDEETTANIGIISGGQATNIVAPEVTIKAESRSINEAKLNAQTAHMVEVFEKAAKDLGGKVEMDVERMYPAFNIDPEDEIVKKAQEVFGRMGIDSYTAATGGGSDTNILNGYGIKAINLGIGEKKPHTLEEHLHIKDLVDASRMVAELIKIFGE; via the coding sequence ATGATTAATCAAGATCGTGTAGTAAATGAATTTTTAGAGCTAGTTCAAATCGATAGCCATTCTGGCAAAGAAGGAGCAGTTGCTAAGGTACTTGTTAAAAAACTAGAAGAACTTGGATTGGATGTTACTGTAGATGATGCAGGCGAAAAAGTAGGAGGAGAAACAGGTAACGTAATTGCAAAAATGAAGGGAACTAAAAGTGGCCCTACTATTTTATTTAGCTGCCATATGGATACAGTTACACCAGGAGAAGGTATAAAGCCAATTATAAAAGATGGAGTAATATATAGCGATGGTACTACAATTTTAGGTGGAGATGATAAAGCTGGAATTGCAGCTATACTAGAAGGAATTAAATTTGTAAAGGAAAACAATATAGAGCATTCAGATGTTGAAGTTGTTTTTAGTATTTGGGAAGAGGGAGGACTATTTGGTGCTAAAAACCTTAATACTAGCAAAATTAATGCTGAGTATGGTTTCGTATTAGATAGTGGCGGATCACCAGGAGAAATTATAGTAACAGGTCCTGCTCAAGACAAAGTAAATGCTAAAATTATTGGTAAGCCTGCCCATGCAGGGGTTGCTCCAGAAGAAGGGGTTAGTGCTATTATGATTGCTGCAAGAGCAATTGATAATATGAAGCTACTAAGAATAGATGAAGAAACAACAGCTAATATTGGAATTATTTCAGGCGGACAAGCGACAAATATTGTTGCACCAGAAGTTACTATTAAAGCAGAATCAAGAAGTATAAATGAAGCAAAGCTTAATGCACAAACTGCACATATGGTAGAAGTATTTGAAAAGGCAGCTAAAGATCTTGGTGGTAAAGTAGAAATGGATGTAGAAAGAATGTACCCAGCCTTTAACATAGATCCAGAAGATGAAATAGTTAAAAAAGCACAAGAAGTGTTTGGCAGAATGGGAATAGACAGCTATACAGCAGCTACAGGTGGTGGAAGTGATACAAATATTTTAAATGGTTATGGAATTAAGGCTATTAACCTAGGAATTGGAGAGAAAAAACCCCACACATTAGAAGAACATCTACACATTAAAGATTTAGTAGATGCTTCAAGAATGGTAGCAGAGCTTATTAAAATATTCGGTGAGTAA
- a CDS encoding aminotransferase class I/II-fold pyridoxal phosphate-dependent enzyme: protein MSYLNQNKTPLFTALKEHHKNNVIPFDVPGHKHGRGLKEFTDYVGSTVMELDVNSMKCLDNICNPIGVIKEAEELAAYAYGSDKAFFLVNGTTSGVQAMIMSACQPGDKIILPRNAHKSAVSGLILSGAIPIYIQPEINSDLGIAMGVTVESVEETIGRHPDAKAVFLINPTYYGATSNIKDIVRVAHRNAMAVLVDEAHGAHMSFHEDFPMSAMEAGADMSAVSTHKTGGSLTQSSLLLLREGIIDPFIVKKNLSLMQTTSASYLLMASIDVARKQLAVEGPELLQKVLDLTRDARSRINKIEGLYAFGTELIGTQGVHSFDESKLGVNVRKIGLTGFEVYDILIDEYNIQVELADYYNILAIVSLGDHKEQLDALVEALVDIAEKYKRDEEIKVVNSFLKNPDVIVSPRDAFYSNKKAIKFEDAEGEISGESIMAYPPGIPIVSPGERISKDIIEHIMLLKEEESLLQGTEDPYAEYIRVLGLGSKR from the coding sequence ATGTCTTATTTAAATCAGAACAAAACACCACTATTTACAGCATTAAAAGAACATCATAAAAACAATGTAATTCCCTTTGATGTACCTGGACATAAACATGGAAGGGGTTTAAAGGAGTTTACTGATTATGTAGGAAGTACAGTAATGGAGTTAGATGTCAACTCTATGAAATGTTTAGACAACATTTGTAACCCCATTGGAGTAATTAAAGAGGCTGAGGAGCTAGCTGCCTATGCCTATGGATCGGATAAAGCCTTTTTTTTAGTAAATGGGACAACTTCGGGGGTACAAGCAATGATTATGAGTGCCTGCCAACCAGGAGATAAAATAATTTTACCTAGAAATGCGCACAAATCCGCAGTTTCAGGATTAATATTAAGTGGCGCCATACCAATATATATACAACCTGAAATCAACAGTGATCTTGGCATTGCCATGGGTGTTACAGTAGAGAGTGTAGAAGAAACCATTGGAAGACATCCAGATGCTAAAGCAGTATTTTTAATTAACCCAACATATTACGGGGCTACATCAAATATAAAAGATATTGTAAGAGTAGCTCATAGAAATGCTATGGCAGTATTAGTAGACGAGGCACATGGAGCCCATATGAGTTTCCACGAGGATTTTCCTATGAGCGCTATGGAAGCCGGTGCAGATATGAGTGCTGTTAGTACCCATAAAACAGGAGGATCATTAACCCAAAGTTCCCTTCTTTTATTAAGGGAAGGAATTATAGATCCCTTTATTGTTAAGAAAAATCTATCTCTTATGCAAACAACTAGTGCTTCTTACTTACTTATGGCTAGTATAGATGTAGCAAGAAAACAGTTGGCAGTAGAAGGACCTGAGCTTCTTCAAAAGGTTTTAGATTTGACTAGGGATGCTAGAAGTAGAATAAATAAAATTGAAGGACTATATGCCTTTGGTACAGAACTTATAGGGACCCAAGGAGTACATTCTTTTGACGAAAGTAAACTAGGAGTAAATGTACGAAAGATAGGGTTAACTGGCTTTGAAGTTTACGACATATTAATAGACGAATACAACATACAAGTAGAACTCGCAGATTATTATAATATATTGGCTATAGTTAGCTTAGGGGACCATAAGGAGCAATTAGACGCACTAGTAGAAGCCTTAGTAGATATAGCAGAAAAATATAAAAGAGATGAAGAAATTAAAGTAGTTAATAGTTTCCTAAAAAATCCAGATGTAATAGTTTCTCCAAGGGATGCCTTTTATAGCAATAAAAAGGCAATAAAGTTTGAAGATGCAGAAGGGGAAATTAGTGGGGAGTCTATTATGGCCTATCCTCCTGGAATACCTATAGTATCTCCAGGTGAGAGGATATCAAAGGATATTATAGAGCATATTATGCTTTTAAAGGAAGAAGAAAGTCTACTTCAAGGAACAGAAGATCCTTATGCTGAATATATAAGAGTTTTAGGATTAGGAAGTAAAAGATAG